The following coding sequences lie in one Arachis hypogaea cultivar Tifrunner chromosome 9, arahy.Tifrunner.gnm2.J5K5, whole genome shotgun sequence genomic window:
- the LOC112708851 gene encoding uncharacterized protein, translating into MRPAVADYVSDVDIDNEDIVFEYEPEELHIPVSSEDERNKPNWPEFDEHYGFGEGRFELGTRFATIERFKEVVKDSFIAKGRELVWIKNDKERVRVGCKNENCPWIAHLSYNKQLQCFQVKTYRSEHTCARELGSNAADQHWISKKVEKRMTTHPHMNTHEAIDFLKEEFDLVLHPKMVYRAVREAKDRIMGNKVEQYGKLRDYLMEIYRSNPRSTALLDIIPQPQAPPNIRQNDANNQFYVIAFAVARSESKESWKWFLTLLKEHIGDVQQHGWNFMSDMQKSFLNHSVSGMMPALKEIMSNAHVRNCVMHMWKNFINHFKDLYIREIVWDCAKCTTVVEFKTRMERLKEVNQDAWSYLMKFEPVTWIRAYFSHGPKVDNLTNNMCESLNSKITKYRCKPILTMCEEVRCYLMRRMVQHKRLIDCHHGKLTPVQEKMLKRLVKPSNKWTAEWIGDNERKRFEVTQKGSKLDVDLIKHTWMPCTHAVAAIIKKHDNMEDYVHPWLCMESLKKTYEHFIQPVTSEEFWIRSNQTRPAAPIIKRPIGRPKGEEYDSATPTNQNHFTTSTTPDVAQQQPALQVASVTMNAAPARQGQVPFKPPVRISARPSNKTFRPKQPIRRKGDGKQQVQKSQQPSVEAVEGPSDETLAAQNYDAKVVNCYQTAYHVLFGL; encoded by the exons ATGAGGCCAGCCGTTGCAGACTATGTCAGTGATGTAGACATTGATAATGAAGACATTGTGTTTGAGTATGAGCCTGAAGAGCTGCATATCCCTGTCTCATCAGAGGATGAAAGGAACAAACCAAACTGGCCTGAGTTTGATGAACACTATGGCTTTGGAGAAGGCAGATTTGAGCTAGGCACAAGATTTGCTACAATAGAGAGGTTCAAGGAAGTTGTGAAGGATTCGTTTATTGCTAAGGGGAGGGAGTTGGTCTGGATTAAAAATGATAAGGAAAGGGTTAGAGTTGGCTGCAAGAATGAGAATTGTCCCTGGATTGCTCATTTATCATACAATAAACAGCTGCAGTGTTTCCAAGTGAAAACTTATAGGAGTGAACATACATGTGCAAGAGAACTGGGAAGTAACGCGGCTGACCAACACTGGATCAGCAAAAAAGTGGAGAAAAGGATGACCACCCATCCCCATATGAACACACATGAGGCcattgattttttaaaagaagagtttgatctAGTACTACATCCTAAAATGGTTTACAGAGCTGTGAGGGAAGCCAAAGACAGGATCATGGGAAATAAGGTAGAACAGTATGGAAAGCTTAGAGACTATCTAATGGAGATATATAGAAGCAATCCAAGATCTACTGCGTTGTTGGACATTATTCCCCAGCCACAAGCACCCCCCAACATTCGACAAAAT GAtgctaataaccagttttatGTCATTGCATTTGCTGTGGCAAGGTCTGAGTCGAAAGAGTCATGGAAGTGGTTTCTGACCCTATTAAAAGAGCACATTGGAGATGTGCAACAACATGGTTGGAATTTTATGTCTGACATGCAAAAG TCCTTCTTGAACCATTCTGTTTCAGGGATGATGCCTGCACTGAAGGAGATAATGTCGAATGCACATGTACGCAATTGTGTTATGCACATGTGGAAGAATTTCATCAACCATTTCAAGGACTTATATATCAGGGAAATTGTGTGGGACTGTGCAAAATGCACAACTGTGGTCGAGTTCAAGACAAGAATGGAGAGGCTGAAGGAAGTTAATCAGGATGCCTGGTCATACCTGATGAAATTTGAACCTGTAACATGGATAAGGGCCTATTTCAGTCATGGTCCAAAAGTGGACAACCTGACTAACAATATGTGCGAGTCTTTGAACTCCAAGATCACCAAGTACAGGTGCAAGCCTATACTCACAATGTGCGAAGAAGTGCGCTGCTACCTCATGAGGCGTATGGTTCAGCACAAGAGACTGATAGATTGCCATCATGGAAAGCTTACACCGGTTCAGGAGAAAATGTTGAAGAGGCTTGTTAAGCCAAGTAACAAATGGACTGCGGAGTGGATTGGTGATAACGAGCGCAAGCGATTTGAGGTCACACAAAAGGGATCTAAGTTGGATGTGGACCTGATTAAACATACAT GGATGCCGTGCACTCATGCAGTTGCAGCAATCATAAAAAAACATGACAACATGGAAGATTATGTGCATCCATGGTTATGCATGGAATCACTGAAGAAGACTTACGAGCACTTCATTCAACCTGTTACAAGTGAAGAGTTTTGGATACGGTCTAATCAGACTAGGCCTGCTGCACCTATCATTAAGCGGCCAATTGGTCGTCCAAAG GGTGAGGAATATGACTCAGCTACTCCAACCAATCAGAACCATTTTACCACTTCCACAACTCCAGATGTGGCCCAGCAACAACCTGCTCTACAAGTTGCATCTGTGACCATGAATGCAGCCCCTGCAAGACAAGGTCAGGTTCCATTCAAACCTCCAGTCAGAATTTCAGCAAGGCCATCCAACAAAACATTCAGACCGAAACAACCAATTAGAAGGAAGGGTGATGGCAAACAACAGGTTCAGAAATCACAGCAGCCAAGTGTGGAAGCAGTTGAAGGACCATCTGATGAGACTCTGGCTGCA CAAAACTATGATGCTAAGGTTGTGAATTGTTATCAGACTGCATATCATGTTTTGTTTGGATTGTAA
- the LOC112710325 gene encoding uncharacterized protein isoform X1 → MTALLIINSPSILVLTLCPEFFVSEVMHACFRTSHQPRKILLANTVQKQLKLASKGVSFVDVAKLSLPSPTTPKEGTTKVGLSSFDQSTSGTNQTLVEIPKKLPARIPKGINFLAFGKDHVCSFKSSINSLVNGEKSIDLLQNISFSLLDHTSSSLKDATKERVPQTVSSEISDKNQSVAESIKLSFPGKASMNDASTGLQGSSEVDNNESKPVQEARGASDSFQISAATASPFMIFRTATIQKGALVDCIVICSTKIAPNIKPVDAVGERILYTNTESNLEAS, encoded by the exons ATGACTGCCCTTTTGATCATCAACTCTCCAAGTATCCTTGTGTTAACTTTGTGCCCGGAGTTTTTTGTGTCAGAGGTGATGCATGCTTGTTTTCGCACCAG TCACCAGCCAAGGAAGATTTTGCTGGCTAACACTGTACAGAAACAGCTTAAGCTTGCATCTAAAGGAGTTAGCTTTGTCGATGTTGCAAAGCTATCGTTGCCTTCTCCTACTACGCCAAAGGAAGGAACGACCAAAGTTGGCTTATCCTCTTTTGACCAAAGTACATCTGGAACAAATCAAACTTTGGTGGAAATTCCAAAGAAATTGCCAGCTAGGATTCCAAAGGGAATTAACTTTCTTGCTTTTGGAAAAGATCATGTGTGCAGTTTTAAGAGTTCTATTAACTCCCTTGTAAATGGGGAAAAAAGTATTGATTTGCTCCAGAATATAAGTTTCAGTTTGCTTGATCATACTAGTTCATCCTTAAAAGATGCAACAAAAGAAAGGGTACCACAGACTGTCTCCAGTGAGATTTCTGATAAAAATCAATCTGTGGCAGAAAGTATAAAATTGAGTTTTCCAGGAAAAGCTTCAATGAATGATGCTTCAACTGGTTTACAAGGTAGCTCTGAGGTGGATAACAACGAAAGTAAACCAGTCCAAGAGGCAAGAGGGGCATCTGATTCTTTTCAAATTTCCGCAGCAACAGCGTCGCCATTTATGATCTTCAGAACAGCTACCATCCAGAAAGGAGCTCTTGTCGACTGTATTGTCATTTGCAGCACCAAAATAGCACCAAATATCAAGCCAGTTGATGCAGTTGGAGAAAGAATTCTCTACACTAATACCGAATCAAACCTAGAAGCTAGTTGA
- the LOC112710325 gene encoding uncharacterized protein isoform X2, whose product MPTADSFIPQTKIDEVQNPKSINMGKTKKEGLGKEIGRKLVTDMPINYVQNQVLHECILEEDSDKDHGNPAASEKVDVSCKKKRDPGSAEKKAKKKEKSGKNGQKRTNNLVLKG is encoded by the exons ATGCCTACTGCAGATTCCTTTATTCCTCAAACGAAAATTGATGAGGTTCAGAACCCCAAAAGTATTAATATGGGGAAGACAAAAAAGGAAGGTTTAGGCAAAGAAATAGGTAGGAAACTGGTTACTGACATGCCAATAAATTATGTTCAAAATCAAGTCTTGCACGAATGCATATTGGAAGAGGACTCTGACAAGGATCATGGAAACCCTGCTGCATCAGAG AAAGTTGATGTCAGCTGTAAGAAAAAGCGTGACCCTGGTTCTGCGGAAAAGAAAGCGAAAAAGAAG GAAAAAAGCGGAAAAAACGGGCAGAAAAGAACAAACAACTTGGTGTTAAAAG GGTGA
- the LOC112710324 gene encoding cytochrome P450 CYP82J17 has translation MMKSDIITMDYSLSLPTITLISLTLFFLYNIWRIITKKPSIHQNESNIIKQPPQPYVALPLIGHLHLLGTKTPLHRTFASLADKYGPVFQIYFGSLPAIVISNKEGIKECFTKNDKVLASRTPSSRGTHLAYNNAAFGFAPYGPYWAKQRKLAVLELLSSRRLESLRHVYESEIDTLIKDLLIHLSNNNSSMVVMSEWFERLTFNVITKIVAGKRYFSYLEDVDDLEAHKVVNLVKEFMQLAGGFVLSDAIPLLRWIGVEGGVLKSMKRIGRDLDTLIGRWVEEHKMKGNMVNSSSEKQDFIDVMLSIVEDDPESGHSRDTIIKAHVMNLILAGTETTSTTMTWILATLMNNKHSLKLAQEEINHHVGKDRKVEASDIKNLTYLQAIFKETLRLYPPTPLLLPHGASSDCSINDYYVPKGADVFLNVWKLHRDPSIWSEPEKFSPERFINGDGEVNEGHHFEYIPFGLGRRACPGFTLATQVILITVARLLQGFDFHLFMDEPVDMREGFGLTLLKLNPLQICLTPLVTTELYQSHIY, from the exons ATGATGAAATCAGATATCATTACCATGGATTATTCCCTTTCACTTCCAACAATAACATTGATATCCCTAACTTTATTTTTTCTCTACAACATATGGAGAATAATTACGAAAAAACCTAGTATTCATCAAAATGAAAGTAACATTATTAAACAACCGCCACAACCATATGTTGCATTACCATTAATTGGTCACCTCCATCTACTAGGAACCAAAACACCACTTCACAGAACCTTTGCTTCTTTGGCTGATAAATATGGCCCTGTATTCCAAATCTACTTTGGATCATTACCTGCCATTGTTATCTCCAACAAAGAAGGAATCAAAGAATGCTTCACAAAAAATGATAAAGTTCTCGCCTCGCGCACCCCTTCGAGCCGTGGAACTCACCTTGCTTATAACAATGCCGCGTTTGGATTTGCTCCTTATGGACCCTATTGGGCAAAACAGAGGAAGCTAGCCGTTCTTGAACTCCTCTCTTCGCGCCGCCTCGAATCGTTGAGGCATGTTTATGAATCCGAGATTGATACTTTGATCAAGGATCTCTTGATACACCTTAGCAACAATAATTCTTCTATGGTTGTCATGAGTGAATGGTTTGAACGTTTAACATTTAATGTGATCACAAAAATTGTTGCGGGAAAGAGATATTTTAGTTACTTGGAAGATGTGGATGATTTAGAAGCACATAAAGTTGTGAATCTTGTAAAAGAGTTCATGCAATTGGCTGGTGGATTTGTTCTTTCGGATGCAATTCCATTGCTTAGATGGATTGGTGTGGAAGGGGGAGTTCTTAAATCAATGAAGAGAATTGGAAGAGATTTGGACACACTCATTGGAAGGTGGGTTGAAGAGCATAAGATGAAGGGTAATATGGTAAATAGCTCAAGTGAAAAGCAAGATTTCATTGATGTCATGCTATCTATTGTTGAAGATGATCCTGAGTCTGGCCATTCTCGTGACACTATCATCAAGGCACATGTTATG AATCTTATCCTAGCGGGGACGGAAACAACATCAACAACAATGACATGGATCCTTGCAACATTAATGAACAATAAACATTCATTGAAGCTAGCACAAGAAGAGATTAACCATCACGTGGGTAAGGACAGAAAGGTAGAAGCATCAGATATAAAAAACCTTACTTATTTACAAGCAATTTTCAAAGAAACTTTAAGGTTATACCCACCAACACCATTGTTATTACCTCATGGGGCATCATCAGATTGCAGCATTAATGACTACTATGTACCAAAAGGAGCTGATGTGTTTCTTAATGTGTGGAAACTACATAGAGATCCAAGTATTTGGTCGGAGCCTGAAAAGTTTTCACCAGAAAGGTTTATTAATGGCGATGGAGAAGTTAATGAAGGTCACCATTTTGAGTACATTCCTTTTGGGTTAGGGAGAAGGGCTTGTCCTGGATTCACATTAGCAACACAAGTGATTCTTATCACAGTTGCACGTTTACTTCAAGGGTTTGATTTTCATTTGTTTATGGATGAACCTGTTGATATGAGAGAAGGTTTTGGCCTAACTTTGCTGAAGTTAAATCCATTACAAATTTGTCTCACCCCATTGGTTACCACTGAACTCTATCAGTcacatatttattaa
- the LOC112708852 gene encoding uncharacterized mitochondrial protein AtMg00300-like yields the protein MTPHRDWFCTYEPVLERSVFMGNDHALEIIRMEKIAENLYMLVGDTLQEAEASVALASQEEMTMTWHHKLGHVSKRGLKILIERNLISGLKSINLSFCKHCVTSKQHRLAFGRSTARSKHISELIHSDVWESPEMS from the exons ATGACTCCTCATCGTGATTGGTTTTGTACATATGAACCTGTCTTGGAAAGATCGGTGTTTATGGGAAACGATCATGCCTTAGAAATTATTAGAATGG aaaagattGCAGAAAATTTATACATGCTTGTGGGAGATACTTTGCAAGAGGCAGAGGCATCAGTTGCTTTAgcaagccaagaagaaatgacAATGACATGGCATCACAAATTGGGCCACGTGTCAAAACGAGGCTTGAAGATTCTTATAGAACGTAATCTCATTTCCGGACTCAAATCGATAAACTTATCATTTTGTAAGCACTGCGTTACAAGCAAGCAACATAGATTGGCATTTGGTAGATCAACTGCTCGAAGCAAGCACATATCGGAGTTGATTCACTCTGATGTATGGGAATCACCAGAGATGTCCTAG